One region of Triticum aestivum cultivar Chinese Spring chromosome 6B, IWGSC CS RefSeq v2.1, whole genome shotgun sequence genomic DNA includes:
- the LOC123133626 gene encoding WRKY transcription factor 55-like, whose protein sequence is MHVLAPHSGGPPFAQLLGHLDRRVSKDIAAIHGGDLPGGMDDVLSQIGDAFRLAGELMGDLPAAQNDPAYLAARCYGIVRAYNTAIRMLQHYGVGAVNVAAAGALDGGGPLDLLRPRSTEEAAGASRLLGEAPTHLQEPFNMLAGARAPPHAHSVRAAADVAGTSSGPVRRLASSRSPPPAQPRQGRRRRDSGQRETMLVPAHRMGNTELPPDDGYTWRKYGQKDILGSRFPRSYYRCTHKNYYGCDAKKKVQRLDDDPFMYEVTYCGSHSCLTSTTPLLNFPTATATNSPTAATGSGLAPADHFMAPTEQAAVSTSMHLGVGWMPASFQGVAPAGSCAGVGSSAGMQTSVSTPARDTDYPALDLADVMFNSGGSAGVGMDGIFSSHHRSDS, encoded by the exons ATGCACGTCCTTGCGCCGCACTCAGGCGGTCCTCCGTTTGCACAACTACTCGGCCACCTCGATCGTCGTGTAAGCAAAGACATCGCGGCCATCCACGGCGGTGACCTGCCAGGAGGGATGGATGACGTGCTGTCGCAGATCGGCGACGCCTTCCGGCTCGCCGGGGAGCTCATGGGCGACCTCCCCGCGGCCCAGAACGACCCGGCCTACCTCGCCGCGCGATGCTACGGCATTGTCCGCGCCTACAACACGGCCATCCGCATGCTGCAGCACTACGGCGTCGGCGCCGTGAACGTGGCCGCGGCTGGCGCGCTCGACGGCGGCGGGCCGCTGGACCTCCTGCGCCCGCGCAGCACGGAGGAAGCAGCCGGCGCCAGCCGGCTTCTCGGGGAAGCTCCGACGCATCTGCAGGAGCCATTCAACATGCTGGCAGGTGCGCGAGCGCCACCGCATGCGCATTCGGTGCGCGCGGCGGCGGACGTCGCGGGCACGTCCAGCGGCCCGGTGAGGAGGCTGGCGTCGTCCAGGTCTCCGCCGCCGGCCCAGCCACGGCAGGGCAGGAGGAG GAGGGACAGCGGGCAGAGGGAGACGATGTTGGTGCCGGCACACCGGATGGGTAACACCGAGCTTCCACCGGACGACGGCTACACGTGGCGCAAGTACGGCCAGAAGGACATCCTCGGCTCCAGGTTCCCAAG GAGCTACTACCGGTGCACCCACAAGAACTACTACGGGTGCGACGCCAAGAAGAAGGTGCAGCGCCTGGACGACGACCCCTTCATGTACGAGGTCACGTACTGCGGCAGCCACAGCTGCCTCACCTCCACCACCCCGCTGCTCAACTTTCCCACCGCCACCGCTACCAACTCCCCGACAGCCGCAACAGGCTCCGGCCTCGCCCCTGCGGACCATTTCATGGCACCGACCGAGCAGGCGGCCGTGTCGACATCAATGCACCTCGGCGTCGGCTGGATGCCGGCAAGCTTCCAGGGCGTTGCGCCAGCGGGCTCCTGCGCCGGCGTGGGGAGCAGCGCCGGCATGCAGACGAGCGTGTCCACCCCAGCAAGGGACACGGATTACCCGGCGCTGGACCTCGCGGACGTCATGTTCAACTCCGGCGGTAGCGCCGGTGTGGGCATGGACGGCATCTTCTCTTCTCATCATAGAAGTGATAGCTAG